A stretch of the Streptomyces ortus genome encodes the following:
- a CDS encoding MFS transporter, translated as MSKNRPERPGGRSLPSAPRTTTGHSPQSAPDPKRWWALAVIALAQLMVILDGTIVNIALPSAQHALGMSDGDRQWVITAYTLAFGGLLLLGGRIADLVGRKRTFVIGLAGFAAASALGGAATGPGMLFAARALQGAFAALLAPSALSLLTTTFTDPKERARAFGVYGALAGGGSAVGLIVGGLLTECLNWRWSLYVNVPIALAALLGAPAFLRDRSARPGGHLDVPGALLGCGGLVALVYGFSEAEPRGWTSPSVLTLLAAGVLLLAAFVWWQSRAACPLLPLRIVKDRVRAGSLATMGLATIGMFGVFLFLTYYLQVALGYPPVRTGLAFVPISAGIVIGATQIAARLLPRTAPRILMSSGMVLAATGMVLLSTLSVRAQYISHVLPALLLLGLGMGLTFMPVYATATAGVPAQDAGVASAVLNTVQQMGASLGTVLLNTIATGATSRYVHSRTHDPAHGGAALHEGMVHGFSVAYRCSAGVLLLAALVAGLTVRPQTPKRARDDTPA; from the coding sequence ATGAGCAAGAACCGCCCCGAACGTCCCGGAGGGAGATCCCTCCCCTCCGCCCCCCGCACCACCACCGGCCATTCCCCGCAATCGGCACCCGATCCCAAGCGCTGGTGGGCGCTGGCCGTCATCGCCCTCGCCCAGTTGATGGTGATCCTCGACGGCACCATCGTGAACATCGCACTGCCCTCCGCCCAGCACGCTCTGGGCATGTCGGACGGCGACCGGCAGTGGGTGATCACCGCCTACACGCTGGCCTTCGGCGGACTGCTGCTGCTCGGCGGCCGGATCGCCGATCTGGTGGGCCGCAAACGCACCTTCGTCATCGGCCTGGCCGGGTTCGCCGCGGCCTCCGCGCTCGGCGGCGCGGCAACCGGCCCCGGCATGCTGTTCGCGGCGCGGGCCCTGCAAGGCGCGTTCGCGGCACTCCTGGCACCCTCCGCCCTGTCCCTGCTGACGACGACGTTCACCGACCCCAAGGAGCGGGCCAGGGCGTTCGGCGTCTACGGCGCACTGGCCGGCGGCGGCAGCGCGGTCGGCCTGATCGTGGGCGGTCTGCTGACCGAGTGCCTGAACTGGCGCTGGTCCCTGTACGTCAACGTCCCCATCGCGCTGGCCGCCCTGCTCGGCGCACCGGCCTTCCTGCGCGACCGCTCCGCCCGCCCGGGCGGCCACCTGGACGTGCCGGGCGCGCTGCTGGGCTGCGGCGGACTCGTCGCCCTCGTGTACGGCTTCAGCGAGGCCGAACCCCGCGGCTGGACCAGCCCGTCGGTCCTCACACTGCTCGCGGCCGGCGTGCTCCTGCTCGCCGCCTTCGTGTGGTGGCAGAGCCGTGCGGCGTGCCCGCTGCTGCCGCTGCGTATCGTCAAGGACCGGGTCCGGGCCGGATCGCTCGCGACGATGGGCCTGGCCACCATCGGCATGTTCGGCGTCTTCTTGTTCCTGACGTACTACCTGCAGGTCGCCCTCGGCTATCCGCCGGTGCGCACGGGCCTGGCCTTCGTGCCGATCTCGGCCGGCATCGTCATCGGCGCGACCCAGATCGCGGCCCGCCTCCTGCCACGCACGGCGCCGCGCATCTTGATGTCGTCCGGCATGGTGCTGGCCGCCACCGGCATGGTGCTGCTCAGCACCCTGAGCGTGCGTGCGCAGTACATCTCGCACGTGCTGCCCGCCCTGCTGCTGCTCGGTCTGGGCATGGGCCTGACCTTCATGCCGGTCTACGCGACCGCCACCGCCGGCGTGCCCGCCCAGGATGCCGGTGTGGCCTCGGCCGTCCTCAACACCGTTCAGCAGATGGGTGCTTCGCTGGGCACCGTACTGCTCAACACCATCGCCACCGGGGCCACCAGCCGCTACGTCCACTCACGCACGCACGATCCGGCCCACGGTGGCGCGGCCCTCCACGAAGGCATGGTGCACGGCTTCTCCGTCGCCTACCGGTGCTCGGCGGGCGTCCTGCTCCTCGCCGCCCTGGTCGCGGGCCTCACCGTACGGCCCCAGACACCCAAGCGTGCCAGGGACGACACACCGGCCTGA
- a CDS encoding FBP domain-containing protein, whose product MKPLTEHDIRTSFVNCSKGEAKRLPLPRNLADFDHWDDLDFLGWFDLSAPDRRYLVVERGDELIGLSLRSVSGSRGFLRRSLCSLCLTTHPGNGVSLMTALKAGPAGRGGNSVGLYICADLDCSLYVRGKKKAAPGARMEESLTVEQQIERLRGNLDAFVERVLN is encoded by the coding sequence ATGAAACCCCTGACCGAGCACGACATCCGTACCTCGTTCGTCAACTGCTCGAAGGGCGAGGCCAAACGCCTTCCCCTGCCCAGGAACCTGGCGGACTTCGACCACTGGGACGACCTGGACTTCCTGGGCTGGTTCGATCTGTCCGCGCCCGATCGCCGGTATCTCGTCGTCGAACGCGGCGATGAGCTCATCGGCCTGTCCCTGCGCTCCGTCTCCGGCAGCCGCGGCTTCCTGCGCCGCAGCCTGTGCTCGCTGTGCCTGACCACCCATCCCGGCAACGGCGTCTCCCTCATGACCGCCCTCAAGGCGGGCCCGGCCGGCCGCGGAGGCAATTCGGTGGGCCTCTACATCTGCGCCGACCTCGACTGCTCCTTGTACGTACGGGGCAAGAAGAAGGCGGCACCCGGCGCACGCATGGAGGAGTCCCTCACCGTCGAGCAGCAGATCGAGCGCCTGCGCGGCAACCTCGACGCGTTCGTGGAGCGGGTCCTCAACTGA
- a CDS encoding SDR family oxidoreductase produces the protein MDYPTGMTGFMGDNSGAVETYSAHILMRRMGTPEEIAAVVAFLASSEASYVNGAAITVDGGLNRVMHLPPTVSV, from the coding sequence GTGGACTACCCGACAGGCATGACCGGCTTCATGGGCGATAACTCGGGCGCCGTCGAGACGTACTCGGCGCACATTCTCATGCGCCGCATGGGAACCCCCGAGGAAATCGCCGCCGTCGTGGCCTTTCTGGCCAGCTCTGAAGCCAGTTACGTCAACGGTGCAGCCATCACGGTCGACGGCGGACTCAACCGCGTCATGCATCTTCCCCCGACTGTGAGCGTCTGA
- a CDS encoding TetR/AcrR family transcriptional regulator codes for MPGHDSVRGRRTTERKGDVRERAILDTCETLLADKGYEAMTVGDVAQGAGITRGALYFYFGSKQEVVTALVARTVEHLWERSRATAQTDEPRQAIAAAMRRTVELWNEHGLVMRTAIDLSLTVPEIGELWTHTADLFIAAITAVLERAGIRSGTAPDQAPAMARALCWMIERTFYHASQESREKLQEASQTCEHIWLTSAGLIA; via the coding sequence ATGCCCGGTCACGATTCCGTGCGCGGCCGTCGCACCACCGAGCGCAAGGGGGATGTCCGGGAGCGGGCCATCCTCGACACCTGCGAAACCCTGCTGGCGGACAAGGGCTACGAAGCCATGACCGTCGGGGACGTAGCCCAGGGAGCCGGTATCACGCGTGGTGCCCTGTACTTCTACTTCGGCTCCAAGCAGGAAGTAGTCACGGCACTCGTGGCCCGGACCGTCGAGCATCTGTGGGAGCGGTCCCGGGCCACCGCGCAGACGGACGAGCCGCGTCAGGCGATCGCGGCGGCCATGCGGCGCACGGTCGAGCTGTGGAACGAGCACGGCCTGGTCATGCGCACCGCGATCGACCTGTCGTTGACCGTGCCGGAGATCGGCGAGCTGTGGACCCACACCGCCGACCTGTTCATCGCGGCCATCACCGCTGTCCTGGAACGCGCCGGCATCCGGTCCGGCACCGCACCGGACCAGGCCCCGGCGATGGCACGTGCCCTGTGCTGGATGATCGAGCGGACCTTCTACCACGCCTCGCAGGAATCCCGCGAAAAGCTCCAAGAGGCATCGCAGACATGCGAACACATCTGGCTGACCAGCGCCGGCCTGATCGCCTGA
- a CDS encoding peptidase inhibitor family I36 protein → MHKKTAATLATAAAMLGVIASAPTASAEANPPGCPKGYFCAYSGPDQTGTLVLKTAGNWSGQVGFRSVFNNGYAFPGADHVDMTYVYEGDSTVTSCFHYNPGPGQYKWTAPYTEVVYGVRWRGEC, encoded by the coding sequence ATGCACAAGAAGACCGCTGCAACCCTCGCAACCGCCGCTGCGATGCTCGGTGTCATCGCTTCGGCCCCCACCGCCTCTGCCGAAGCCAATCCACCCGGATGTCCCAAGGGGTACTTCTGCGCCTACAGCGGACCGGATCAGACCGGAACGCTCGTGCTGAAGACGGCGGGCAACTGGAGCGGCCAGGTGGGCTTCCGATCCGTCTTCAACAACGGCTACGCGTTCCCGGGAGCCGACCACGTCGACATGACATACGTGTACGAGGGGGACTCCACCGTCACCAGTTGTTTCCACTACAACCCCGGGCCTGGCCAGTACAAGTGGACCGCTCCCTACACGGAGGTCGTGTACGGCGTCCGCTGGCGAGGCGAGTGCTGA
- a CDS encoding NAD(P)H-binding protein: protein MILVTGAGGNLGSATLAALRAGGVAATGGSRTPGPGTRHLDFDDRDGLDLAGVSTLVLISAGYAEDDQVVARHAAVLEAAVRDGVDHVVYTSLTAAGDHLGFALAHRATERLVRASGLHWTILRNGLYAELFGGLLTWAGEGVESAFGDGALAAVAREDLADAAAAVAANPARHRGRVHELVGTPITAGQLAGRLGVPHSTIGLGEYRRRLLDENPGLLPFQAPMLVSIASAVRHGFLDGTAPDLTDLLGRAIRDPLVVAVTAASAARPRGTGR from the coding sequence ATGATCTTGGTGACGGGAGCAGGCGGGAATCTCGGCTCGGCCACCCTGGCGGCGCTGCGTGCCGGTGGCGTCGCGGCGACGGGCGGCAGCCGCACGCCGGGCCCGGGGACGAGACACCTCGACTTCGACGACCGTGACGGCCTCGACCTCGCCGGGGTGTCGACCTTGGTGCTGATCTCCGCCGGGTACGCGGAGGACGATCAGGTCGTCGCGCGGCACGCGGCGGTTCTGGAGGCCGCAGTGCGCGACGGTGTCGACCACGTCGTCTACACGAGCCTCACTGCGGCCGGCGACCATCTCGGGTTCGCGCTGGCGCACCGGGCCACCGAGCGCCTGGTCCGGGCGAGCGGACTTCACTGGACGATTCTGCGCAACGGTTTGTACGCCGAACTCTTCGGCGGCCTGCTGACATGGGCCGGTGAGGGGGTGGAGTCCGCCTTCGGGGACGGCGCCCTGGCGGCGGTCGCGCGGGAGGATCTCGCCGACGCGGCGGCAGCCGTCGCGGCGAACCCGGCCCGACACCGCGGCCGGGTCCACGAGTTGGTCGGCACGCCGATCACAGCGGGTCAGCTGGCCGGCAGGTTGGGGGTTCCGCACAGCACCATCGGACTGGGGGAGTACCGGCGCAGGCTCCTCGACGAGAACCCGGGGCTGCTGCCGTTCCAGGCGCCCATGCTCGTGTCGATCGCCTCGGCCGTCCGGCACGGCTTCCTGGACGGCACCGCTCCCGATCTGACCGATCTCCTCGGCCGCGCGATCCGCGACCCACTGGTTGTGGCCGTGACGGCTGCGTCCGCCGCACGGCCACGAGGGACAGGGCGGTGA
- a CDS encoding winged helix-turn-helix transcriptional regulator — MSLTHTGVTTPAALDPCGREEHPDCGIRDVLDRIGDKWSVLVVVELAGGPRRFRELQRAVEGISQRMLTLTVRRLERDGLVLRTVYPTVPAQVDYRLTGTGADLTHLVKALADWSLAHRADIAESRQAYDRTHPDHDIH, encoded by the coding sequence ATGTCACTCACGCACACCGGGGTAACCACCCCCGCAGCTCTCGACCCCTGTGGCCGCGAAGAGCACCCCGACTGCGGCATACGCGATGTGCTGGACCGCATCGGCGACAAGTGGTCGGTGCTCGTGGTCGTCGAACTCGCGGGCGGGCCGCGCCGCTTCCGCGAACTGCAGCGCGCCGTCGAGGGCATCTCCCAGCGCATGCTCACCCTCACGGTCCGCAGGCTCGAACGGGACGGCCTCGTGCTCCGCACCGTCTATCCGACGGTCCCGGCCCAGGTCGACTACCGCCTGACCGGGACAGGAGCCGACCTGACGCACCTGGTCAAGGCACTCGCGGACTGGTCCCTCGCCCACCGTGCCGATATCGCCGAGTCACGACAGGCGTACGACCGGACCCACCCCGACCACGACATCCACTGA